Proteins co-encoded in one Kutzneria chonburiensis genomic window:
- a CDS encoding NlpC/P60 family protein: MKHIRAAVLLTTLVTSGAAVVHLAQAEDVPTRARDNGAVVAIAQARQSSTNYSFVRLDGPARTAVLDEHARLVAMFTDGARTTVLSGPSRTFADPQRTSALVTTSNWVRLAPQAWKSGAEKESWFRPWLEQALGDRSPDILAVATQYVASAHYADAADYNDFLGISNRGVKPRKDRFGDVDSAGFVRLVYGYRMGYPIGDNGLPRTPPEMPKAPLGAAIADNAVGQPQTRYLAQPGDLLLFSTDGNKGTVDHVGIYLGVDDAGQQRFIASRGTPNGPSFGDSSGRSVLDDDGPYAAGLWGIRRL, translated from the coding sequence GTGAAACACATCCGTGCAGCAGTGTTGCTGACGACGCTGGTCACCTCCGGCGCCGCGGTCGTGCATCTGGCCCAGGCCGAGGACGTGCCGACGAGGGCCCGGGACAACGGGGCGGTCGTCGCCATCGCGCAGGCCCGTCAATCCAGCACCAACTACAGCTTCGTACGCCTTGACGGGCCAGCGCGGACCGCCGTGCTCGACGAACATGCCCGGCTGGTGGCCATGTTCACCGACGGCGCACGAACGACGGTCCTCAGTGGACCGAGCAGGACCTTCGCCGATCCGCAGCGGACCAGCGCCCTGGTCACCACGTCGAACTGGGTTCGCCTGGCCCCGCAGGCGTGGAAATCCGGCGCCGAGAAGGAATCCTGGTTCCGGCCGTGGCTGGAGCAGGCGCTGGGCGACCGCAGTCCCGATATCCTTGCCGTGGCAACGCAGTACGTCGCTTCCGCGCACTACGCCGATGCCGCCGACTACAACGACTTCCTCGGCATCTCCAACCGTGGCGTGAAACCGAGGAAGGATCGCTTCGGCGACGTCGACTCGGCCGGCTTCGTCCGGCTGGTCTACGGCTACCGGATGGGCTACCCGATCGGTGACAACGGCTTGCCGCGCACCCCGCCGGAGATGCCGAAGGCCCCGCTCGGCGCGGCCATCGCCGACAACGCCGTCGGCCAGCCCCAGACCCGTTATCTGGCCCAGCCCGGGGATCTGCTGCTGTTCAGCACCGACGGCAACAAGGGAACCGTCGACCACGTCGGCATCTACCTCGGGGTCGACGACGCCGGCCAGCAGCGTTTCATCGCCTCGCGCGGCACGCCCAACGGCCCCAGTTTCGGCGACTCCAGCGGGCGAAGCGTGCTGGACGACGACGGCCCGTACGCGGCCGGGTTGTGGGGAATCCGTCGCCTCTAA
- a CDS encoding poly-gamma-glutamate biosynthesis protein PgsC/CapC, with protein MISQELSPEVATLGLAIGLLFSLLCYLTTNLSPGGMITPGWLALTLVEDYRRAALVVLTTALTYLATVGLSKIVILYGKRQFAAVVLLGVLLQTTVFVLIQDHYPLLYVHETLGFVVPGLIAYQLVRQPPAVTVLATGSVALASYGVLASGVLVGLIPTS; from the coding sequence ATGATCAGCCAGGAGCTGTCGCCGGAGGTGGCCACCCTGGGGTTGGCCATCGGGTTGTTGTTCTCCCTGCTGTGCTACCTGACCACGAACCTGTCGCCGGGCGGCATGATCACCCCGGGCTGGCTGGCCCTGACCCTGGTCGAGGACTACCGTCGGGCCGCACTCGTGGTGCTCACCACGGCGCTGACGTATCTGGCCACCGTCGGCCTGAGCAAAATCGTGATCCTGTACGGCAAACGGCAGTTCGCCGCGGTCGTGCTACTCGGGGTTCTCTTGCAGACAACAGTGTTCGTGCTGATACAGGACCATTATCCGCTGCTGTACGTGCACGAGACGCTGGGCTTCGTGGTGCCGGGACTCATTGCCTACCAACTGGTTCGCCAGCCGCCCGCGGTGACCGTGCTGGCCACCGGGTCCGTCGCCCTCGCCTCGTACGGAGTGCTGGCCAGCGGTGTGCTGGTCGGTCTGATCCCGACCTCGTAG
- the pgsB gene encoding poly-gamma-glutamate synthase PgsB, whose product MRFLYTVFALSCLALLVCGIVEQRRHDKNLARITHRVLVNGIRGKSSITRLCAGALRGGGLVTVAKTTGTAARFIHPDAREEPVHRKFNIANVVEQIAIVRRAAGYDPDVLVMECMAVAPPLQEINQTKLIRSDIGVLCNVREDHLAEMGPTLDDVARSLCRSMPVGGVCVTAERERLPILQEEADKRNCRLIAVDPEDVTDQELAAFDWITFKENVAIALKVAELLDIDRAAAMEGMWAAPPDPGVLRVDRYAAGGKRLHFANVFAANDPESTVMNIEHLLDHGAIGRPLHIVINCRPDRIERNGQMGALIPRLQPDRVLLIGEPTRSALTAIPSSWRPRVVDLGGRRSAPELLDALVAGIDGQASLAAIGNIHGQGEVLLAQLETLERL is encoded by the coding sequence ATGCGTTTCCTCTACACGGTTTTCGCGCTGTCCTGCCTGGCGCTGCTGGTATGCGGCATCGTCGAACAGCGCCGGCACGACAAGAACCTGGCCCGCATCACGCATCGCGTGCTGGTCAACGGGATCCGCGGCAAGTCGTCGATCACCCGGCTGTGCGCCGGTGCGCTTCGGGGCGGTGGTCTGGTGACGGTCGCCAAAACCACCGGCACCGCCGCGCGTTTCATCCATCCCGACGCCCGAGAGGAGCCGGTGCACCGGAAGTTCAACATTGCCAACGTGGTCGAGCAGATCGCCATCGTGCGGCGGGCCGCCGGCTACGACCCGGACGTGCTGGTGATGGAGTGCATGGCCGTCGCGCCGCCGTTGCAGGAAATCAACCAGACCAAGCTGATCCGCTCGGACATCGGCGTGCTGTGCAACGTGCGCGAGGACCACCTGGCCGAGATGGGGCCGACGCTGGACGACGTGGCCCGGTCGCTGTGTCGGTCGATGCCGGTCGGCGGCGTGTGTGTCACGGCTGAACGCGAGCGTTTACCCATCCTCCAGGAAGAGGCGGACAAGCGGAACTGCCGGCTGATCGCCGTCGATCCCGAGGACGTGACCGACCAGGAGCTGGCGGCGTTCGACTGGATCACGTTCAAGGAGAACGTGGCCATCGCGCTGAAAGTGGCCGAGCTGCTGGACATCGACCGCGCCGCCGCGATGGAGGGCATGTGGGCCGCGCCGCCCGATCCCGGCGTGCTGCGGGTGGACCGCTACGCCGCCGGCGGCAAGCGGCTGCACTTCGCGAACGTGTTCGCGGCCAACGATCCCGAGTCGACCGTGATGAACATCGAGCACCTGCTCGACCACGGCGCGATCGGCCGGCCGCTGCACATCGTGATCAACTGCCGGCCGGACCGGATCGAGCGCAACGGGCAGATGGGCGCTTTGATCCCGCGGCTGCAACCGGATCGCGTGCTGCTGATCGGGGAGCCGACCCGCAGCGCGCTGACCGCCATCCCGTCCTCGTGGCGGCCGCGGGTGGTCGATCTCGGCGGCCGGCGCAGCGCGCCCGAGCTGTTGGACGCGCTCGTCGCCGGCATCGACGGTCAGGCCTCGCTCGCGGCCATCGGCAACATCCACGGCCAGGGCGAAGTGCTGCTCGCCCAACTGGAAACACTGGAGCGGCTATGA
- a CDS encoding HAMP domain-containing protein, with product MVANSAGPEPVESGFPGGLRAPLAVVGAALVLLVAWCVIQLPAAASGGGGPTAVAQSQELLVNDLARATADSISDVAGDLSTAGALYTVHPDPSPAGTLAAITRGTPQALGLALVQRGTGTLLAGTGAPVPVESLPNKDIDRITVTLVRDQAGGTVVLTAAPLTGTNWLVLVTTGLKIPAHTLLGDPAEALLLTTPDGQVVKSRGRFDPGYQQLVTTASGRSTTVGSMVGDAGKGPVVNGSRTTPIAVYAPIQTGEPARPLGLNLVLVGSAPAQADVQTPVETAWVTAVLAAAVLLSLMLLGFGFVVPLRRLRAEALGGHRRRRYRLFEAAVVSAALRDEILPVMRGRISARRFVLLAVAPLLLCSAVVGVVAGETVPTVPDLVVQGERGLAEVTAGALRDQLSASLSDLRTFATRATGDVNSLKPALANLIAQNKRYRSVYVTDADGSVQVDAGRAPLRTVERPPTGSGLHQQNTAGRIPVLYASTPLPDRTHVLIGELDVTKLSSILRRSAGNGKLVDSGLRTLASADGYRAFDPLTDQALKQSVTDALGGVGRPGTDQVDGQWYVVAAATVTGSPSTDPLRWTVVLQQPLTTLPLPDNLVRRYALFAALAAGAAGLLLLGWYHLCFVRPLRRLAAAANLMEQGDLKTVIYPERLNEIGTLSQCLDDARRQRTPAAAPVPQLV from the coding sequence GTGGTGGCGAATTCGGCCGGCCCAGAGCCGGTGGAGAGTGGATTTCCGGGCGGACTGCGAGCCCCGCTCGCAGTTGTCGGCGCGGCATTGGTCCTGCTGGTGGCCTGGTGCGTGATCCAGTTGCCGGCCGCGGCCAGCGGCGGCGGCGGCCCGACGGCCGTGGCCCAATCACAAGAACTGCTCGTGAACGACCTGGCCAGAGCCACCGCCGATTCGATAAGCGACGTGGCCGGCGACCTGAGCACGGCCGGCGCCCTGTACACCGTGCACCCGGACCCGTCGCCGGCCGGCACGCTGGCCGCGATCACCCGGGGCACCCCGCAAGCCCTCGGCCTGGCCCTCGTCCAGCGCGGCACCGGCACCCTGCTGGCCGGCACCGGCGCACCGGTGCCGGTGGAGTCGTTGCCGAACAAGGACATCGACCGGATCACCGTCACGCTGGTGCGCGACCAGGCCGGCGGCACGGTGGTGCTCACCGCGGCCCCGCTGACCGGGACCAACTGGCTGGTCCTGGTCACCACCGGCCTGAAGATCCCGGCCCACACGCTGTTGGGGGACCCGGCCGAGGCCCTGCTGCTGACCACGCCCGACGGCCAGGTGGTCAAGTCCCGCGGCCGGTTCGATCCCGGCTACCAGCAGCTCGTGACCACGGCCAGCGGGCGCTCGACGACGGTCGGCAGCATGGTCGGCGACGCCGGCAAGGGGCCGGTGGTCAATGGCTCGCGGACGACGCCGATTGCCGTCTACGCCCCGATTCAGACGGGTGAACCGGCACGGCCACTCGGTCTCAACCTGGTCCTCGTCGGCTCCGCGCCGGCACAGGCGGACGTGCAGACACCGGTGGAAACCGCCTGGGTGACGGCGGTGCTGGCGGCCGCGGTGCTGCTCAGCCTGATGCTGCTGGGATTCGGCTTCGTGGTGCCGTTGCGGCGGCTGCGGGCCGAGGCGCTGGGCGGCCACCGTCGCCGCCGGTACCGGCTTTTCGAGGCCGCCGTGGTGTCGGCGGCGCTGCGCGACGAGATCCTTCCGGTCATGCGTGGCCGGATTTCCGCGCGCCGGTTCGTCCTGCTGGCGGTGGCGCCGCTCCTGCTCTGTTCGGCCGTGGTCGGCGTGGTCGCCGGCGAGACCGTGCCGACCGTGCCGGACCTGGTCGTGCAGGGCGAGCGCGGCCTGGCCGAGGTGACCGCCGGGGCGCTGCGGGATCAGCTGTCGGCCAGCCTGAGTGATCTTCGGACTTTCGCCACCCGGGCCACCGGCGACGTCAACTCGCTGAAACCGGCGCTGGCCAACCTGATCGCGCAGAACAAGCGCTACCGCAGCGTCTACGTCACCGACGCGGACGGCTCCGTCCAGGTCGACGCCGGCCGCGCTCCACTGCGCACAGTGGAGCGACCACCGACCGGATCCGGTCTGCACCAACAGAACACGGCCGGCCGCATCCCCGTGCTCTACGCCAGCACGCCGCTGCCCGACCGCACGCACGTGCTGATCGGCGAGCTCGACGTGACCAAGCTGTCCTCGATCCTGCGGCGCAGCGCGGGAAACGGCAAACTCGTCGACTCCGGACTGCGCACCTTGGCCTCGGCCGACGGCTACCGGGCCTTTGATCCCCTGACCGATCAGGCCCTGAAACAAAGTGTAACAGACGCGTTGGGCGGTGTCGGCCGGCCGGGCACGGATCAGGTCGACGGCCAGTGGTACGTCGTCGCGGCCGCCACCGTGACGGGTTCGCCCAGCACCGATCCGCTGCGCTGGACGGTCGTGCTCCAGCAGCCGCTGACCACGCTTCCCTTGCCGGACAACCTGGTTCGCCGCTACGCCCTGTTCGCCGCGCTGGCCGCCGGTGCGGCCGGGCTGCTGCTGCTCGGCTGGTACCACCTGTGCTTCGTACGGCCGCTGCGCCGTCTCGCCGCCGCTGCGAACCTGATGGAGCAAGGGGATCTGAAGACCGTGATCTATCCGGAGCGGCTCAACGAGATCGGCACGCTGAGCCAGTGCCTCGACGACGCGCGCAGACAGCGGACCCCTGCCGCCGCCCCGGTTCCCCAGCTGGTCTAG
- a CDS encoding CU044_5270 family protein has protein sequence MRDGLRPAEDGVVKRAVSELPEMSDEAFTAGRAKLLARMGRAPETAPVQAESAPVVAESTPAVPETPAAVPVAGAPVVPAAAAAPGAAPAAVVPLQRRRRGHVAWLVAAAVVVGVMVVALVGPSVVPHGDGPEPRIGSAVAAEALSQAASKTGDVVLQPGQFLYVRNRAISGGSGNGPGDDVKYLYLQDEVYETWVPADQAQTWEHRRTSSGRKTFLKGSAADLSTTIPDPMVLGDWKARDGAFFGDKEAANFEDPTPAYLAALPRDPKQLYTKLRAEAAGDEGIELLRRIQFGLDTGLIPTDLRKAVFQALAYLPDLKVVGQDVDLDGRHGQAFGLVHDSQLEELIIDTTTGQYLGSRVVLTADWHGIKAGTQLSSTSLTTKVVDAMGQQ, from the coding sequence ATGCGTGACGGACTGCGGCCGGCCGAGGACGGTGTGGTCAAGCGGGCGGTGTCGGAACTGCCCGAGATGTCCGACGAGGCCTTCACGGCCGGCCGGGCCAAGCTGCTGGCCCGGATGGGCCGCGCCCCGGAGACGGCTCCCGTGCAGGCGGAGAGCGCTCCGGTAGTCGCGGAGAGCACTCCGGCAGTGCCGGAAACTCCGGCAGCCGTGCCGGTGGCGGGTGCCCCGGTCGTGCCGGCAGCTGCGGCCGCGCCCGGGGCTGCCCCAGCCGCTGTGGTGCCGCTCCAGCGCCGTCGGCGCGGGCACGTGGCGTGGCTGGTGGCGGCCGCAGTGGTGGTCGGCGTGATGGTGGTCGCCCTGGTCGGCCCCTCGGTCGTGCCTCATGGCGACGGACCCGAGCCGAGGATCGGCAGCGCGGTGGCGGCGGAGGCGCTGAGCCAGGCGGCCAGCAAGACCGGGGACGTGGTGCTCCAGCCGGGCCAGTTCCTGTACGTGCGCAACCGCGCGATCTCCGGCGGTTCCGGCAACGGGCCCGGCGACGACGTCAAGTACCTCTACCTCCAGGACGAGGTCTACGAGACCTGGGTGCCGGCCGACCAGGCCCAGACCTGGGAGCACCGGCGGACCAGCTCGGGCCGCAAGACGTTCCTGAAGGGCTCGGCCGCCGACCTGTCGACGACCATCCCGGACCCGATGGTGCTCGGCGACTGGAAGGCCCGTGACGGAGCGTTCTTCGGTGACAAGGAGGCGGCGAACTTCGAGGACCCCACCCCGGCCTACCTGGCGGCGCTGCCCCGCGACCCGAAGCAGCTGTACACGAAGCTGCGGGCCGAGGCCGCGGGCGACGAAGGCATCGAGCTGCTGCGCCGGATCCAGTTCGGGCTGGACACCGGCCTGATCCCGACCGACCTGCGCAAGGCGGTCTTCCAGGCGCTGGCCTACCTGCCCGACCTCAAGGTCGTCGGCCAGGACGTCGACCTGGACGGCCGGCACGGGCAGGCGTTCGGTCTGGTGCACGACTCCCAGCTGGAGGAGCTGATCATCGACACCACCACCGGCCAGTACCTGGGCTCGCGCGTGGTGCTGACCGCCGACTGGCACGGCATCAAGGCCGGCACGCAGCTGAGCAGCACCTCCCTGACCACCAAGGTGGTCGACGCTATGGGCCAGCAGTGA
- a CDS encoding RNA polymerase sigma factor: MSSETAPLARTGGPEVTGLRDADELVELYDNHARTLHRYLAMRVDPQVADDLVSEAFLVVWERRADFDPSRASLRAWLYGIATNMLRQHVRSEGRRLRALARDHGRRVVADRLDDRTAAVIDAESLVGDLADTLAGLRPEERDVLLLVAWADLSPAEVAEVTDTPVATVRTRLFRARGKLRARINGQEGEDDA, translated from the coding sequence GTGAGCAGTGAGACGGCGCCGCTGGCGCGAACGGGAGGGCCGGAGGTGACGGGGCTGCGCGACGCCGACGAGCTGGTCGAGCTGTACGACAACCATGCCCGGACGCTGCACCGGTACCTGGCCATGAGGGTGGATCCGCAGGTCGCCGACGACCTCGTGTCGGAGGCGTTCCTCGTGGTCTGGGAGCGGCGGGCCGACTTCGACCCGAGCCGGGCCAGCCTGCGGGCCTGGCTGTACGGCATCGCCACGAACATGCTGCGCCAGCACGTGCGGTCCGAGGGCCGCCGGCTGCGGGCGCTGGCCCGCGACCACGGCCGCCGGGTCGTGGCCGACCGGCTCGACGACCGCACGGCCGCGGTCATCGACGCCGAGAGCCTGGTCGGCGACCTGGCCGACACGCTGGCCGGGCTGCGGCCCGAGGAGCGGGACGTGCTGCTGCTGGTGGCCTGGGCCGACCTGTCGCCGGCCGAGGTGGCCGAGGTGACGGACACCCCGGTGGCCACCGTCCGGACCCGGCTGTTCCGGGCCAGGGGCAAACTGCGCGCGCGGATCAACGGACAGGAGGGTGAGGACGATGCGTGA
- a CDS encoding pyridoxamine 5'-phosphate oxidase family protein encodes MTTWQEFSEVAPKIAAIFHRRHTATGNLCFLATLRSDGAPRISPMEPRIFEGQLWLGGMPGTTKFLDLARDPRFCLHTATVDTDVSDGDAKLWGTVYDVQDLDLHARYAENLFQETGFDLRGQRFSPFYAADLTSASAVEVGGGHMDVTIWRPGEPERVVRKH; translated from the coding sequence GTGACGACTTGGCAGGAGTTCTCCGAGGTCGCGCCGAAGATCGCCGCGATCTTCCACCGGCGGCACACCGCCACCGGCAACCTGTGCTTCCTGGCCACGCTGCGTTCCGACGGCGCACCGCGGATCAGCCCGATGGAACCCCGCATCTTCGAGGGACAGCTGTGGCTCGGGGGCATGCCCGGCACCACCAAGTTCCTGGACCTGGCCCGGGATCCCCGGTTCTGCCTGCACACAGCCACAGTGGACACCGACGTGTCCGACGGGGACGCCAAGCTGTGGGGCACCGTGTACGACGTGCAGGACCTCGACCTGCACGCCCGCTATGCCGAGAACCTGTTCCAGGAAACCGGCTTCGACCTGCGCGGGCAGCGGTTCAGCCCGTTCTACGCGGCCGACCTCACCAGCGCCTCGGCGGTCGAGGTCGGCGGCGGGCACATGGACGTGACGATCTGGCGGCCGGGTGAGCCCGAGCGGGTCGTCCGCAAGCACTGA
- a CDS encoding GNAT family N-acetyltransferase: MRIRRATEEDVPAIVAMLADDALGATRESPDDLTPYRKAFQDIDADPNQFLAVADRDGEVVGTMQLTYMPGLSRKGGTRAQIEGVRVRSTERGTGLGSQLITWAVDQARERGCILVQLTTDTTRTDAHRFYEQLGFTASHLGFKLTL, translated from the coding sequence GTGAGGATCAGGCGGGCGACCGAGGAAGACGTGCCGGCGATCGTCGCCATGCTGGCCGACGACGCACTCGGCGCGACCAGGGAATCGCCGGACGACCTGACGCCGTACCGGAAAGCGTTCCAGGACATCGACGCCGACCCGAACCAGTTCCTCGCGGTGGCTGACCGGGACGGCGAGGTGGTCGGCACGATGCAGCTGACGTACATGCCCGGTCTGTCCCGCAAGGGCGGCACGCGGGCCCAGATCGAGGGCGTGCGGGTGCGGTCCACCGAGCGCGGCACCGGGCTCGGCTCGCAGCTGATCACGTGGGCGGTCGACCAGGCCCGCGAGCGGGGCTGCATTCTCGTGCAGCTCACCACCGACACGACCAGGACCGACGCCCACCGGTTCTACGAGCAGCTCGGCTTCACCGCCAGCCACCTCGGCTTCAAGCTGACGCTCTGA
- a CDS encoding AfsR/SARP family transcriptional regulator, which translates to MHVEFRVLGAVEAVSGGTSLDLGHARQRSVLAVLLLAANQPVPADQLLDRVWGEQQPQRGRDALYGYLSRLRGLLPDDVAIVKRPAGYVLTVDENTIDLHRFRRLAAQARAATLNALALFDEALSLWRGEAFTGTDSEWLTGMRTALNAERRAVQLDRIDAALNAGRHTDVLDELATLADDDPLDERVVAQLLLALYRAGRPAEALQRYHRLREQLADRLGTDPGPALRGLHQRILTADPELDSPGSTLVPRQLPAAPVWFTGRSPELDRMTATTGTMVVSAIAGAGGIGKTWLALEWAHRHVAEFPDGQLFVDLQGFSPTAEPVPPTVALRGFLGALGVEPGKIPADLAAQSALFRSTIAAKRLLIVLDNAADPDQVVPLLPGTATSVVVITSRRQLTRLVTRYGAGHLRLGVLTEDEARRLLISWLGEERIQAEPDAVAELLACCGGFPLALGIVAGRAHTDPDVSLKELAGDLRSGISALDDEDPSTSLPAVLSWSLRALAPAERTLFGLLGIAPGPDISHAAATALAGLPSGETSAILHSLEQLSLVERDTAGRYRMHDLVRQYAREHVEADPQALRRVIDFYLHTAISGHDVLDPHATPIEHDDPAPGAQPLSLDGDRATMAWFDAEDPCLLAAQQEAFARGWYRTAWQLAGALSTYQYLQAHMEDTRSIWQIALAATEHLDDPNATVVARRNLGNALIRLRRADEAIEHLDVALDLARRNGDRHQEAVTLSSLTSGHAALGQHREALARAQESLAVYREMANPGREAMALNAVGWCAAQVGEYDSAREHCEAALELFRKHHNDLGEAATLDSLGYIADHSDQHGKAVDHYREALEIRRKLGHTYQVADTLDRLGHAYTALGESAQARAAWAEALDLYRAQGRDADATRVRLALTP; encoded by the coding sequence GTGCACGTGGAGTTCCGGGTGCTCGGCGCGGTCGAGGCGGTCAGCGGCGGCACGTCGCTCGACCTCGGCCACGCCAGACAACGTAGCGTGCTCGCGGTGTTACTGCTAGCAGCCAATCAGCCGGTGCCGGCCGATCAGCTGCTGGACCGGGTCTGGGGTGAGCAGCAGCCGCAGCGCGGCCGTGACGCGCTCTACGGCTACCTGTCCCGGCTACGCGGCCTGCTGCCCGACGACGTCGCGATCGTCAAGCGCCCGGCCGGATACGTGCTCACGGTCGACGAGAACACCATCGACCTGCACCGCTTTCGCCGTCTGGCTGCACAGGCCCGTGCAGCCACGTTGAACGCCCTCGCGCTGTTCGACGAGGCCCTCAGCCTCTGGCGCGGCGAGGCGTTCACCGGCACTGACAGCGAGTGGTTAACCGGCATGCGGACAGCGCTCAACGCCGAGCGACGGGCCGTGCAGCTGGATCGCATCGACGCCGCGCTGAACGCCGGCCGTCACACCGACGTTCTCGACGAACTCGCCACCCTGGCCGACGACGATCCGCTGGACGAACGGGTCGTCGCCCAACTGCTGCTGGCCCTCTATCGCGCCGGCCGTCCGGCGGAGGCGTTGCAGCGCTACCACAGACTCCGCGAACAGCTGGCCGATCGCCTCGGTACCGACCCCGGACCGGCGCTGAGGGGTCTGCACCAACGCATTCTCACCGCTGACCCGGAGCTGGACTCGCCCGGCTCGACGCTGGTGCCCCGGCAGCTGCCGGCCGCCCCGGTGTGGTTCACCGGTCGCAGCCCCGAGCTGGACCGCATGACCGCCACGACCGGCACCATGGTCGTCTCGGCCATCGCCGGCGCCGGCGGCATCGGCAAGACCTGGCTGGCCCTGGAATGGGCCCACCGGCACGTCGCAGAATTCCCCGACGGCCAGCTTTTCGTCGACCTCCAGGGCTTCTCGCCGACGGCCGAGCCGGTGCCGCCGACGGTCGCGCTGCGCGGCTTCCTCGGTGCGCTCGGCGTCGAGCCGGGCAAGATCCCGGCCGACCTGGCCGCGCAGTCGGCGCTGTTCCGCAGCACCATCGCGGCCAAGCGGCTGCTGATCGTGCTGGACAACGCCGCCGATCCGGACCAGGTCGTTCCGCTGCTGCCGGGCACCGCGACCAGCGTCGTCGTCATCACGAGCCGCCGGCAGCTGACCCGCCTGGTCACCCGCTACGGCGCTGGCCACCTGCGGCTGGGCGTGCTGACCGAGGACGAGGCCCGCCGGCTGCTGATCAGCTGGCTCGGCGAGGAACGCATCCAGGCCGAGCCGGACGCCGTGGCCGAGCTGCTGGCCTGCTGCGGCGGTTTCCCGCTGGCCCTGGGCATCGTCGCCGGCCGCGCCCACACCGATCCGGACGTGTCGCTCAAGGAGCTGGCCGGTGACCTGCGGTCCGGCATCTCCGCGCTGGACGACGAGGACCCGTCGACCAGCCTGCCGGCGGTGCTGTCGTGGTCGCTGCGGGCGCTCGCGCCGGCCGAGCGCACGCTGTTCGGGCTGCTCGGCATCGCCCCCGGCCCTGACATCAGCCATGCCGCCGCGACCGCCCTCGCCGGGCTGCCCAGCGGCGAGACCAGCGCCATCCTGCACTCCCTGGAGCAGCTTTCCTTGGTGGAGCGGGATACCGCCGGCCGGTATCGCATGCACGACCTGGTCCGCCAGTACGCCCGTGAGCACGTCGAGGCCGATCCGCAGGCGCTGCGCCGGGTGATCGATTTCTACCTGCACACCGCGATCAGCGGCCACGACGTGCTCGACCCGCACGCCACACCGATCGAGCACGACGACCCCGCGCCGGGCGCGCAGCCGCTGTCGCTGGACGGCGACCGGGCGACCATGGCCTGGTTCGACGCCGAGGACCCGTGCCTGCTGGCCGCCCAGCAGGAGGCGTTCGCCCGCGGCTGGTACCGGACGGCGTGGCAGCTGGCCGGCGCTTTGTCGACGTACCAGTACCTTCAGGCCCACATGGAGGACACGAGGTCGATCTGGCAGATCGCGTTGGCCGCCACCGAGCACCTCGACGATCCCAATGCGACGGTCGTGGCCCGCCGCAACCTCGGCAACGCCCTGATTCGCCTGCGCCGCGCGGACGAAGCCATCGAGCACCTGGACGTGGCCCTGGACCTGGCCCGCCGCAACGGAGATCGCCATCAGGAGGCGGTCACGCTCAGCTCGCTCACGTCCGGCCACGCGGCGCTCGGCCAGCACCGTGAAGCCCTGGCCCGTGCGCAGGAATCCCTTGCCGTGTATCGGGAAATGGCCAATCCCGGCCGGGAGGCCATGGCGCTCAACGCGGTCGGCTGGTGCGCGGCCCAGGTCGGCGAGTACGACAGCGCCCGCGAGCACTGCGAAGCCGCGCTGGAGCTGTTCCGCAAGCACCACAACGACCTCGGCGAAGCGGCTACTTTGGACAGTCTGGGTTATATCGCCGATCACAGCGACCAGCACGGGAAAGCTGTCGACCACTACCGGGAAGCGCTGGAGATCCGCCGCAAGCTCGGTCACACCTACCAGGTCGCCGACACCCTCGACCGCCTCGGCCACGCCTACACCGCGCTGGGCGAGTCCGCCCAGGCCAGGGCGGCGTGGGCGGAGGCGCTGGACCTCTACCGGGCGCAGGGGCGCGACGCCGACGCGACCAGGGTGCGGCTAGCCTTGACGCCGTGA